A genomic window from Daphnia magna isolate NIES linkage group LG9, ASM2063170v1.1, whole genome shotgun sequence includes:
- the LOC123475962 gene encoding uncharacterized protein LOC123475962: MKQVKKVKDKNFIHREVTDKSKARRKRYAEKGLFKEANEKESAVNIQKKSKSNKETLPTHVIEENNVEGSNSHEENQEFLSVVDEGNNQVPSVFDATRVIHLERRTMLEDEVNQTELLNEETESDSIHQRTRKPWNQRMKERLDDWESAKDIMYKAFVSAKAYNGNVCSICSQDLKVYVKCLTCKVTCCATCDQTLHCNSPFHERSLFTDAVSENLLPTSFIDTDGKVIQQDVAVPCVVPANCQKCLKTGKLRLHPGSGKITVVTKEGIYYPFTGDT, encoded by the exons ATGAAGCAAGTCAAGAAAGTAAAggataaaaattttatacatCGGGAAGTTACTGATAAATCCAAGGCTCGTCGAAAGAG GTATGCGGAAAAAGGTCTTTTCAAAGAAGCCAATGAAAAGGAATCAGCTGTAAACATCCAAAAGAAATCTAAAAGTAATAAAGAAACCTTGCCTACTCATgttattgaagaaaacaatgtTGAAGGATCTAACAGCCATGAGGAAAATCAAGAGTTTCTTTCTGTTGTCGATGAAGGCAACAACCAAGTTCCTTCTGTATTTGATGCTACAAGAGTCATTCATCTGGAAAGAAGAACTATGTTAGAAGATGAAGTTAATCAAACAGAGCTGTTAAATGAAGAAACTGAATCTGATTCAATTCACCAAAGAACACGCAAACCTTGGAATCAAAGAATGAAAGAACGCTTAGATGACTGGGAAAGCGCAAAAGATATTATGTACAAGGCTTTTGTATCAGCCAAAGCTTATAATGGAAATGTGTGCAGCATATGCTCACAAGATTTAAAAGTGTATGTTAAATGCTTGACTTGTAAAGTCACATGTTGTGCAACTTGCGACCAAACTCTACACTGCAATTCTCCATTTCATGAACGTTCGCTATTTACTGATGCAGTATCAGAAAATCTGCTGCCTACTAGTTTTATTGACACGGATGGAAAAGTGATACAACAAG ACGTTGCTGTTCCGTGTGTTGTTCCTGCAAATTGCCAGAAATGTTTAAAAACTGGAAAACTTCGTCTCCATCCTGGATCAGGAAAAATCACAGTTGTTACAAAAGAAGGTATATATTATCCGTTCACTGGCGATACCTGA
- the LOC123475916 gene encoding uncharacterized protein LOC123475916, with protein MIAAENDLISSGWWPGSPKNMSYLFSADLLIMWNHLVHKTPGTSERKFIETLCEISKRSGRSGTICRQTFAISNKYYQYMEYLVEVEAKLRELFTCKACGRRPLAMHIDGIMKLYRWLSSKGVDHSQLLNDIGIVSDAVFQEHADKINQIKPKLGKVSKDTCGGASYKAGKSDSVNDRTGLAETGIVFCTCRHRDKEIAHST; from the exons ATGATAGCAGCCGAGAATGATTTAATTTCATCCGGATGGTGGCCTGGGTCACCCAAAAACATGAGTTACCTTTTTTCAGCAGATTTGCTGATCATGTGGAACCACTTAGTTCATAAAACACCTGGCACTTCAGAGAGAAAATTTATTGAAACATTGTGTGAAATTTCCAAGCGCTCTGGTCGGTCGGGAACGATTTGCCGTCAAACCTTTGCCATTTCAAATAAATACTACCAATATATGGAGTACCTGGTTGAAGTAGAAGCAAAGCTTCGAGAGCTTTTCACCTGTAAAGCCTGTGGGAGAAGACCACTGGCCATGCACATCGATGGCATTATGAAACTGTACCGTTGGTTGAGTTCAAAAGG GGTGGACCATTCTCAATTATTGAATGACATCGGTATTGTTTCCGATGCAGTTTTCCAAGAACACGCAGataaaataaatcaaattaaaCCAAAG CTGGGGAAAGTATCAAAAGATACATGCGGTGGTGCATCCTATAAAGCGGGAAAGTCTGACTCCGTTAATGACCGTACAGGACTAGCAGAAACAGGAATCGTGTTCTGCACATGTCGGcacagagataaggagattgctcactccacgtaa
- the LOC123475917 gene encoding uncharacterized protein LOC123475917: MKIMFLLIHKQENLLTMITFLQQRNEKMFQLCESRSGLRGSSHELNKEFLLALVGEVVFQLTSMEFLIRTYYFNIHHDILINCEFVNIRYIIYWHKGTVG, from the exons atgaAAATTATGTTTCTACTGATTCATAAACAAG AAAACTTGTTAACAATG ATAACTTTTCTACAACAACGGaatgaaaaaatgtttcagCTGTGTGAATCAAG GTCTGGACTTAGAGGATCATCACACGAGTTAAACAAGGAATTTCTTCTG GCATTGGTTGGTGAAGTGGTCTTTCAACTGACTAGCATGGAATTCCTCATCAGAACATATTACTTCAATATCCATCATGATATCCTGATCAACTGTGAGTTCGTTAACATCAGATACATTATCTACTGGCATAAGGGAACAGTTGGATGA
- the LOC116930458 gene encoding uncharacterized protein LOC116930458 isoform X1, producing MKCEVEGVYVRNKSGKGGRVTYPEIDAILRTDESFRDRDQINHHSGFSNLENLSINMVDDFCIDPMHLVFLGVTRKLLYIWVHGRKSMKARLSWQQMNEISKILLRIQSLISVEFSRKTRTLNELSRFKATEFRLLLLYILPTVLKNRLPDEVYQHFILLHVAIRILSCKRSVEEEANIDYAHSHLTLFIQKSVSIYGDQFLSYNVHNLIHLGNECNRLGALEMFSCFSFENHIGKLKNLVRKSAKPLQQIVNRVMELRSNLPVQKKSTNPNLIKVIYEHNNGPMIHGLRGQQFERVIFQKLRFSCKSPDNCVVTDDDSVILIENFVENREGEVYFIGRKFMNSENLYNLNGLDSKTIGTQIVNTLSNNLEFWQLNSISFNAMKIPVIHDIPQSPKSFGIVSIMNFDAEN from the coding sequence ATGAAATGCGAAGTTGAAGGTGTTTATGTACGGAACAAATCTGGCAAAGGCGGTAGGGTAACCTATCCCGAAATAGATGCGATATTGAGAACTGACGAATCTTTTCGTGATCGAGATCAAATTAATCATCATAGTGGATtttctaatttggaaaatttgtcgATCAATATGGTTGACGACTTTTGCATAGATCCAATGcatcttgttttcttgggAGTTACGCGTAAATTGTTATACATTTGGGTGCATGGAAGAAAGAGCATGAAAGCAAGGTTGTCTTGGCAACAAATGAATGAAATctcaaaaattcttttgagAATTCAATCATTGATTAGTGTGGAATTTTCTCGAAAGACTCGAACGCTAAATGAACTATCTCGGTTTAAAGCTACCGAATTCAGGTTACTTTTGCTTTATATTCTGCCAACAGTCTTAAAAAATCGCCTTCCCGATGAAGTTTACCAACATTTCATTTTGCTTCACGTCGCGATCAGAATTCTGTCTTGCAAACGAAGCGTGGAAGAAGAAGCCAACATTGACTATGCACACAGTCACTTGACTCTGTTTATTCAGAAGTCTGTCAGCATTTACGGAGATCAATTTCTTAGTTATAATGTTCATAATCTTATTCACTTGGGAAATGAATGCAACAGACTTGGAGCACTTGAAATGTTTAGctgcttttcttttgaaaaccACATTGGTAAACTTAAAAATTTGGTTCGCAAGAGCGCGAAACCCCTTCAACAAATTGTGAATCGTGTAATGGAATTGCGCTCCAATCTCCCGGttcaaaaaaaatcaacaaatcCAAATTTAATCAAAGTTATTTACGAACATAACAATGGGCCAATGATTCATGGCCTACGTGGGCAGCAATTTGAAAGggtaatttttcaaaaattgagatTTAGTTGTAAAAGCCCAGACAACTGTGTGGTAACTGATGATGATTCTGtaattttgattgaaaattttgttgaaaacaGAGAAGGAGAAGTATATTTCATTGGAAGAAAATTTATGAATTCTGAGAATCTTTACAATCTTAATGGATTAGATTCGAAAACAATAGGCACACAAATTGTTAACACACTTTCGAACAATCTAGAATTTTGGCAATTAAATTCCATTTCTTTCAATGCTATGAAAATTCCTGTAATTCATGATATTCCACAGTCTCCAAAAAGTTTTGGCATTGTTTCAATAATGAATTTTGATGCAGAAAACTAA
- the LOC116930458 gene encoding uncharacterized protein LOC116930458 isoform X2, translating to MSKRKQKDVVRPRQRSRRVRTFIEEHMHLLEEEVSDAVDEPNDAVDEPNDAVDGRTLSVAEVENVIPLAVSIDDVLGNDDFHETMADGVENDDHHSIHSSIHSSSESDVNFLEEVDSDSETFSDLDFDFCKAPNFDENLVDDVDDWKVDSDIDNDLNAIDNQNLFKRRLCHWAVDSNVARESVNKLLQVLRTDPSNSFLPKTYKTLLGTPRKVHVIAVSPGFYYGFTILDGIVCSLNSINATFPSNSHELKMLVGCDGTSFGKSTNSQLWPILGKVCMDGAQCFDIGFYHGHAKPDDINSYLKHFCDEISKLMNEGFQFKGCHIKIRVESFCCDAPACSFI from the coding sequence ATGTCAAAGCGAAAGCAAAAGGATGTTGTGAGACCGAGACAAAGATCTAGAAGAGTTAGAACATTTATTGAAGAACATATGCATTTATTGGAAGAAGAAGTAAGTGATGCGGTTGATGAACCTAATGATGCGGTTGATGAACCTAATGATGCAGTTGATGGCAGAACTCTAAGTGTTGCTGAAGTAGAAAATGTTATCCCACTTGCTGTTTCCATCGACGATGTGTTAGGTAATGATGATTTTCATGAAACAATGGCCGATGGAGTTGAGAATGATGATCATCATTCCATCCATTCATCCATCCATAGCAGTTCAGAATCTGATGTTAACTTTCTTGAAGAAGTCGATTCGGATTCCGAAACTTTTTCGGACTTGGACTTTGATTTTTGTAAAGCTCCGAATTTTGATGAAAACTTAGTTGATGATGTAGATGATTGGAAAGTAGATTCGGACATTGACAACGATTTAAACGCAATCGACAACCagaatttatttaaaagaCGCCTTTGTCATTGGGCAGTAGATTCGAATGTAGCGAGGGAAAGCGTCAATAAGCTCTTACAAGTTTTGAGAACCGACCCTTCTAATTCTTTTCTACCTAAAACGTACAAAACTTTGCTAGGCACTCCTCGAAAAGTTCATGTGATTGCTGTAAGCCCGGGATTTTATTACGGGTTTACTATTTTGGATGGGATCGTATGTTCTTTAAATTCAATTAACGCTACATTTCCTTCGAACAGTCATGAACTCAAGATGTTAGTTGGTTGTGATGGGACGTCATTTGGAAAGAGCACAAATAGTCAGTTGTGGCCTATACTTGGTAAAGTTTGCATGGACGGAGCGCAATGTTTTGACATTGGTTTTTATCATGGGCACGCAAAGCCAGATGATATAAATTCTTATCTGAAACATTTTTGTGACGAAATTTCTAAATTAATGAACGAGGGTTTTCAATTCAAGGGGTGTCACATTAAAATTAGAGTAGAATCTTTTTGTTGCGACGCTCCCGCTTgtagttttatttaa
- the LOC116930736 gene encoding uncharacterized protein LOC116930736, which yields MSHYLVEVPKEPPLKGCWILIAAKNWIYEDVLYTPDNSYTHAYKLSLLKDGKDPDIITWERSHSFKVIHQFDSYEEARENLPRAEKGLPIFTRSSDIGRGHRQRIEKSLKLPGELSTTEQESEQEEDSLTQTKKSTVKKKSTPVKRKSSSETTKLPLPPPTLRSKSKNVTPNSSNKIAKSTMKIPSVGTALAGPSVLSDKKKR from the exons ATGTCGCATTACCTAGTTGAAGTACCGAAAGAACCTCCGTTAAAAGGATGCTGGATTTTAATTGCTGCCAAGAACTGGATATATGAAGATGTTTTGTATACACCAGACAATTCTTATACTCATGCCTATAAACTTAGCTTGCTCAAAGATGGAAAGGACCCAGACATTATTACTTGGGAACGCAGTCATTCTTTCAAAGTGATCCACCAATTTG ACTCATATGAAGAGGCCAGAGAAAATTTGCCACGAGCTGAGAAAGGCTTACCAATTTTCACCAGGTCATCTGATATTGGAAGAGGTCATCGTCAAAGGATAGAAAAAAGTTTGAAGCTGCCTGGGGAACTTTCTACAACTGAGCAAGAGAGTGAACAAGAAGAGGACAGTTTAACTCAAACCAAAAAGTCAAcggtgaagaagaaaagtacacctgttaaaagaaaatcttcATCTGAAACTACCAAGCTTCCTCTGCCACCTCCTACGCTGAGAAGCAAAAGTAAGAATG TCACGCCAAACAGCAGTAACAAAATTGCAAAATCCACTATGAAAATACCATCAGTTGGAACTGCACTTGCCGGGCCATCCGTACTATCAG ataaaaaaaaaagatag